Proteins encoded in a region of the Chryseobacterium piperi genome:
- a CDS encoding DUF3575 domain-containing protein, producing MKYKILISILTLFSLGKIQAQEQGKEKNLYVKGNALFLPIGIVNAGVEYQLSKKYTLQGDIFISPWKSFGGHELQYYSASVEGRYYFDEAFKHWYVGANLAVSSFVLQKWNYWNSTTYTNANNEKFIKSNLYQKGYSVLLGVTAGYQFKLAENWNMDVYAAIGTSQDFYKGYDRTSGKRYDAANGYNKSGEILPYRGGIMISYKIK from the coding sequence ATGAAATACAAAATTTTAATAAGTATTCTTACACTTTTTTCTCTAGGAAAAATACAAGCACAAGAGCAGGGTAAAGAAAAAAACTTATATGTAAAGGGTAATGCACTATTTCTTCCGATAGGTATTGTGAATGCAGGAGTAGAATATCAGCTAAGTAAAAAATATACTTTACAAGGGGATATCTTTATTTCTCCATGGAAATCTTTTGGCGGACATGAACTTCAATATTATTCTGCTTCTGTAGAAGGAAGATATTACTTCGATGAAGCTTTTAAACATTGGTATGTAGGGGCTAACCTTGCAGTATCTTCTTTTGTTTTACAAAAATGGAACTACTGGAACAGTACCACTTATACTAATGCCAATAATGAGAAATTTATCAAATCTAATCTCTACCAAAAAGGATATTCTGTACTTTTGGGTGTCACAGCAGGATACCAATTCAAACTAGCGGAAAACTGGAATATGGATGTATATGCCGCTATAGGAACGTCACAAGACTTCTATAAAGGGTATGACCGTACTTCAGGAAAACGATATGATGCAGCGAATGGATATAATAAAAGTGGCGAAATACTTCCTTACAGGGGCGGTATTATGATCTCTTATAAAATAAAATAA
- a CDS encoding ABC transporter permease — MNFPLYFSRKIAFSKDNKNNLSRVIIFIGRLSVALGIIVSLITVSTGFGSKKAIKERLADFSGHITVKSTRSNSSYNTSVLDKQGLNIQKIKELPDVESVQKYAMVTGIMRNEHNFAGIIFKGVGKDFDSARFKKFLIAGTTPKVTEVGYNHGVVISQKIAKDLHLKVKDSIVTIFSKADQKPIYRKFEVVGIYKTDIKMIDEQFVIGGINHVRKIQDMKPDEIGGLDIFFKNVNDIDSDFPEIEKLIGYKNYAEKATEKFPQITDWISIFDTNIALIIVIMLIVVIINIIMVLLILIIERTNSIGLLKTLGASNSQIRATFINYTLIIMVPGLLYGNIIGLGLLLLQKFFGIIKLNPENYYVSTVPVDLNPIAIISISVGILIISALALIVPSYLISKISPVKAIKYN; from the coding sequence TTGAACTTTCCTTTATATTTCTCTAGAAAAATAGCGTTTTCCAAAGATAACAAAAATAATCTTTCAAGGGTTATCATCTTCATAGGCAGGCTTTCTGTAGCTTTAGGCATCATTGTTTCTCTGATTACGGTTTCTACCGGTTTCGGATCTAAAAAAGCTATCAAAGAAAGGCTGGCAGACTTCAGTGGACATATTACGGTAAAATCAACGAGATCCAATTCCTCTTATAATACTTCGGTTCTTGATAAGCAGGGCTTAAATATTCAAAAAATAAAGGAACTTCCCGATGTTGAAAGTGTCCAAAAATACGCTATGGTTACCGGAATTATGCGTAATGAACATAATTTTGCCGGAATTATATTCAAAGGAGTAGGAAAGGATTTTGACAGTGCACGATTTAAAAAATTTCTGATAGCAGGGACTACTCCAAAAGTAACGGAAGTCGGATATAACCATGGAGTTGTTATCTCTCAAAAAATAGCCAAGGATCTCCATTTAAAGGTGAAGGATAGCATTGTCACTATATTTTCAAAGGCTGATCAAAAACCAATTTACAGGAAATTTGAAGTAGTCGGCATTTACAAAACCGACATTAAAATGATTGATGAGCAATTTGTTATTGGCGGAATTAATCATGTAAGAAAAATTCAGGATATGAAGCCTGATGAGATTGGCGGTCTGGATATTTTCTTTAAAAATGTGAATGACATCGACAGTGATTTCCCAGAAATTGAGAAATTAATAGGTTATAAGAATTACGCAGAAAAAGCAACTGAAAAATTTCCTCAAATCACAGACTGGATAAGTATTTTTGATACGAATATTGCTTTGATTATTGTCATTATGCTTATTGTAGTGATTATTAATATCATCATGGTGCTTTTAATTCTTATTATTGAAAGAACCAACTCAATCGGTCTTTTAAAAACTTTAGGCGCGAGTAATTCACAGATACGGGCTACTTTCATTAATTATACGCTGATTATCATGGTTCCCGGACTATTGTATGGAAACATTATAGGACTGGGTCTTTTATTGCTGCAGAAATTCTTTGGCATTATTAAATTAAATCCAGAAAATTATTATGTGAGTACTGTTCCGGTAGATCTCAATCCAATAGCGATCATTTCAATCTCTGTAGGGATTTTAATAATATCAGCATTAGCATTGATTGTTCCAAGTTATTTAATCAGCAAAATTTCACCGGTGAAAGCTATTAAGTATAATTAA
- a CDS encoding exo-beta-N-acetylmuramidase NamZ family protein, protein MNLDFKIKNLLLICLIFLGVFNQYYSQNQSKGDFKTGADRPELYLPLLKGKTIGIVTNQTGLMKDKTHLVDFLVKSGINLKAIFAPEHGFRGNADAGETVKSGVDAKTGIPIVSLYGNNKKPKPEQLKGIDVVVFDIQDVGVRFYTYISTLTYLMEAGAENNVEIMVLDRPNPHDGYTDGPVLKKRWTSFVGMHEVPVVYGLTIGEYGKMVNGEKWLKNGIQANYRLIPMQGYHKKQRYPISDKPSPNLPNDKAINLYPSLCFFEGTQVSVGRGTDIPFQVYGSPWTKSLPYQFTPKPNFGAKDPFLNGQLCYGENLSDYGTDLRELNLEWVIKAFKNYKNPKQDFFLKNLWFDTLAGTDELRKQIISGQSIAEIKASWKSDLEKFEKIRSQYVVYED, encoded by the coding sequence ATGAATTTAGATTTCAAAATTAAAAATTTACTTCTTATTTGCCTAATTTTTTTAGGAGTATTCAATCAATATTATTCTCAAAATCAATCAAAAGGTGATTTTAAGACTGGTGCAGACAGACCTGAGCTCTATTTGCCCTTACTAAAAGGAAAGACGATAGGTATTGTTACTAATCAGACCGGTTTGATGAAAGACAAAACGCATCTGGTTGACTTTTTAGTTAAAAGCGGAATCAATCTAAAAGCTATTTTTGCTCCGGAACATGGTTTCAGGGGAAATGCAGATGCAGGAGAGACTGTGAAAAGTGGAGTAGATGCTAAGACTGGAATTCCTATCGTTTCTCTATATGGAAATAATAAAAAACCAAAACCTGAACAGCTGAAAGGGATTGATGTTGTTGTTTTTGATATTCAGGATGTTGGCGTTAGATTCTACACCTATATTTCAACATTGACCTACCTTATGGAAGCCGGAGCTGAAAATAATGTTGAGATTATGGTTCTTGATCGTCCTAATCCTCATGATGGCTATACAGATGGTCCTGTTTTAAAAAAGAGATGGACAAGTTTTGTAGGAATGCATGAAGTCCCGGTGGTATATGGTTTAACAATCGGTGAGTATGGGAAAATGGTGAATGGTGAAAAATGGTTGAAAAATGGGATACAGGCAAACTATAGGCTTATTCCAATGCAGGGTTATCATAAAAAGCAACGATATCCTATTTCTGATAAACCATCTCCCAATTTACCTAATGACAAAGCCATTAATTTATATCCAAGTTTATGCTTTTTTGAAGGAACTCAGGTTTCAGTTGGAAGAGGGACTGATATTCCTTTCCAGGTATATGGATCTCCTTGGACAAAAAGCTTGCCCTATCAATTTACTCCCAAACCCAATTTCGGTGCGAAAGATCCGTTTCTTAATGGCCAGCTATGCTACGGTGAAAACTTATCAGACTATGGCACAGATTTGAGGGAACTGAATTTAGAGTGGGTAATTAAGGCATTCAAAAATTATAAAAATCCAAAACAGGATTTTTTCCTTAAAAACTTATGGTTTGATACATTAGCAGGGACTGATGAATTGAGAAAACAAATCATTTCTGGTCAATCAATTGCAGAGATAAAGGCTTCCTGGAAATCAGATCTGGAAAAGTTTGAAAAAATCAGATCTCAGTATGTCGTATATGAAGATTAA
- a CDS encoding PLP-dependent cysteine synthase family protein, whose translation MKYAKNILETIGNTPLVKLNKVLGEDFPALVLAKVETFNPGNSVKDRMALKMIEDAEKDGRLKPGGTIIEGTSGNTGMGLALAAIIKGYKCIFVTNSKQSKEKCDILRAVGAEVIVCPTDVKPTDPRSYYSVSKRLAKETENGWYVNQYDNLSNRAAHYESTAPEIWEQTEGNLTHFVVGAGTGGTITGCGTFFKEKNSDIKVIGIDTYGSILKEFHETGELHYDHAYTYITEGIGEDIIPENYDMSVIDHFEKVTDKDGAIYARKLAKEEGIFCGYSAGSAIAALVQMKDQFTKDDVIVVLLHDHGSRYVGKIYNDEWMKEMGWLD comes from the coding sequence ATGAAATACGCGAAAAATATTCTTGAAACTATAGGGAACACTCCACTGGTAAAGCTTAACAAAGTTTTAGGAGAAGACTTCCCTGCATTAGTTTTAGCAAAAGTAGAGACCTTCAACCCTGGTAATTCTGTAAAAGACAGAATGGCTCTTAAAATGATTGAAGATGCTGAAAAGGATGGTAGATTAAAACCTGGAGGTACCATTATCGAAGGGACCTCGGGAAATACCGGAATGGGATTAGCACTTGCCGCAATCATCAAAGGCTACAAATGTATTTTTGTAACCAATTCTAAACAATCTAAAGAAAAATGTGATATCCTTCGTGCTGTAGGAGCAGAAGTTATTGTTTGTCCAACAGACGTAAAACCTACAGATCCCCGTTCTTATTATTCAGTTTCCAAAAGACTGGCTAAAGAGACTGAAAACGGATGGTATGTTAACCAATATGATAATTTATCCAATAGAGCTGCTCATTATGAATCTACAGCTCCTGAGATCTGGGAACAAACAGAAGGAAACCTGACCCACTTTGTGGTAGGAGCAGGAACAGGAGGTACTATTACCGGATGTGGGACATTCTTTAAAGAGAAAAATTCTGATATCAAAGTAATCGGTATAGATACTTATGGGTCAATTTTAAAAGAATTTCATGAAACCGGTGAACTTCATTATGATCATGCTTATACTTATATTACAGAAGGAATTGGGGAAGACATTATTCCTGAAAACTATGATATGTCTGTTATTGATCATTTTGAAAAAGTAACAGATAAAGATGGTGCTATTTATGCGAGAAAACTGGCTAAAGAAGAAGGTATCTTCTGTGGTTATTCTGCAGGAAGTGCTATCGCTGCATTAGTACAAATGAAAGATCAGTTCACAAAAGATGATGTAATTGTTGTCTTACTTCATGACCATGGTTCAAGATATGTAGGGAAAATCTACAATGATGAATGGATGAAGGAAATGGGTTGGTTAGACTAA